A region from the Gallus gallus isolate bGalGal1 chromosome 25, bGalGal1.mat.broiler.GRCg7b, whole genome shotgun sequence genome encodes:
- the LOC121106470 gene encoding deaminated glutathione amidase isoform X1, with protein MYGPRGQSEGVLLAVRRSLKRGSLCAPLPRLSAVLRLPLHRFCAGPRSPLGSHQAMAASLGPKPLVAVGQVTSTPDKEQNFSGCAALVRAAARRGACLVFLPEGFDYIGRDSAQTLSLAESLDGDLMVRYSTLARDCGVWLSLGGFHERRADWPSTQRIYNCHVLLDPTGRLAAAYRKTHLCDVELEGRVTMKESSFTNPGTEIVPPISTPAGMLGLSICYDLRFPEISLALRHAGAEILTYPSAFTFPTGSAHWEVLLRARAIETQCYVVAAAQTGRNHEGRVSYGHTLVADPWGAVVAQCSEGPGLCYAEIDLEYLRRVRREIPVQSHRRADLYGTVGLQAALSVP; from the exons ATGTACGGGCCAAGGGGGCAGTCTGAGGGGGTCCTGTTGGCAGTTCGAAGGT CTTTGAAGAGGGGCTCACTCTGTGCCCCCCTACCCAGGCTGAGTGCAGTGCTCCGGCTCCCACTGCACCGCTTTTGCGCAGGCCCCCGGAGCCCCCTGGGCAG CCACCAAGCCATGGCGGCATCCCTGGGACCGAAGCCGCTGGTGGCCGTGGGCCAGGTGACCTCCACTCCTGACAAGGAGCAGAACTTCTCTGGCTGCGCAGCACTGGTGCGGGCGGCAGCACGGCGGGGTGCGTGCCTCGTCTTCCTCCCCGAAGGCTTCGACTACATCGGCCGTGACTCCGCGCAAACGCTGAGCCTGGCTGAGAGCCTGGACGGTGACCTGATGGTGCGCTACTCCACGCTGGCCAG GGACTGTGGTGTGTGGCTGTCCCTGGGTGGTTTCCACGAGCGCAGGGCAGACTGGCCGAGCACGCAGCGCATCTACAACTGCCATGTGCTGCTGGACCCCACAG GGCGCTTGGCAGCAGCCTACAGGAAGACCCACCTGTGTGACGTGGAGCTGGAGGGCCGTGTCACCATGAAGGAGAGCAGCTTCACCAACCCCGGCACCGAAATCGTGCCCCCCATCAGCACTCCGGCAGGAATG CTTGGACTTTCCATCTGCTACGATCTGCGCTTCCCTGAAATCTCGTTGGCTCTGCGACACGCCGGTGCTGAGATCCTCACCTACCCCTCAGCATTCACCTTCCCCACAGGCTCTGCACACTGGGAG gtgctgctgcGGGCACGTGCCATCGAGACCCAGTGCTATGTGGTGGCGGCAGCGCAGACAGGTCGGAACCATGAGGGTCGTGTGTCCTATGGCCACACGCTGGTGGCAGATCCCTGGGGGGCAGTGGTGGCACAGTGCAGTGAGGGACCCGGGCTCTGTTACGCTGAAATTGACCTCGAGTACCTGCGCCGCGTGCGCCGTGAGATCCCAGTGCAGAGTCACCGCCGTGCCGACCTTTATGGgactgtggggctgcaggcagcactctCAGTCCCATAG
- the PFDN2 gene encoding prefoldin subunit 2 isoform X1, with translation MADSVKGRPAAAGPGGKVLTAEQVVARFNRLRQEQRGLASKAAELELELNEHGLVIETLREVDPTRKCYRMVGGILVERTVKEVLPALEGNREQISKIIETLSQQLQSKGRELNEFREKHNIRLVGEDDPRQPPKDGTEGGKGGAAGVLVS, from the exons ATGGCGGACAGCGTGAAGGGGCGGCCCGCGGCGGCGGGGCCTGGCGGGAAGGTGCTGACGGCGGAGCAG GTGGTGGCTCGGTTCAACCGTTTGCGGCAGGAGCAGCGCGGCCTGGCCTCCAAGGCGGCGGAGCTGGAGTTGGAGCTCAACGAGCACgg CCTGGTGATTGAGACGCTGCGGGAGGTGGACCCCACACGGAAGTGTTACCGCATGGTGGGCGGCATCCTGGTAGAGCGCACTGTCAAGGAGGTGCTGCCCGCACTGGAGGGCAACCGCGAGCAG ATCAGCAAAATCATCGAGACGctgagccagcagctgcagagcaagggCCGCGAACTGAATGAGTTCCGTGAGAAGCACAACATCCGCCTGGTGGGCGAGGACGACCCCCGGCAGCCCCCCAAGGATGGCACCGAGGGGGGCAAGGGAGGCGCCGCTGGCGTCCTTGTGTCCTAG
- the LOC121106470 gene encoding deaminated glutathione amidase isoform X4 codes for MLSAVLRLPLHRFCAGPRSPLGSHQAMAASLGPKPLVAVGQVTSTPDKEQNFSGCAALVRAAARRGACLVFLPEGFDYIGRDSAQTLSLAESLDGDLMVRYSTLARDCGVWLSLGGFHERRADWPSTQRIYNCHVLLDPTGRLAAAYRKTHLCDVELEGRVTMKESSFTNPGTEIVPPISTPAGMLGLSICYDLRFPEISLALRHAGAEILTYPSAFTFPTGSAHWEVLLRARAIETQCYVVAAAQTGRNHEGRVSYGHTLVADPWGAVVAQCSEGPGLCYAEIDLEYLRRVRREIPVQSHRRADLYGTVGLQAALSVP; via the exons AT GCTGAGTGCAGTGCTCCGGCTCCCACTGCACCGCTTTTGCGCAGGCCCCCGGAGCCCCCTGGGCAG CCACCAAGCCATGGCGGCATCCCTGGGACCGAAGCCGCTGGTGGCCGTGGGCCAGGTGACCTCCACTCCTGACAAGGAGCAGAACTTCTCTGGCTGCGCAGCACTGGTGCGGGCGGCAGCACGGCGGGGTGCGTGCCTCGTCTTCCTCCCCGAAGGCTTCGACTACATCGGCCGTGACTCCGCGCAAACGCTGAGCCTGGCTGAGAGCCTGGACGGTGACCTGATGGTGCGCTACTCCACGCTGGCCAG GGACTGTGGTGTGTGGCTGTCCCTGGGTGGTTTCCACGAGCGCAGGGCAGACTGGCCGAGCACGCAGCGCATCTACAACTGCCATGTGCTGCTGGACCCCACAG GGCGCTTGGCAGCAGCCTACAGGAAGACCCACCTGTGTGACGTGGAGCTGGAGGGCCGTGTCACCATGAAGGAGAGCAGCTTCACCAACCCCGGCACCGAAATCGTGCCCCCCATCAGCACTCCGGCAGGAATG CTTGGACTTTCCATCTGCTACGATCTGCGCTTCCCTGAAATCTCGTTGGCTCTGCGACACGCCGGTGCTGAGATCCTCACCTACCCCTCAGCATTCACCTTCCCCACAGGCTCTGCACACTGGGAG gtgctgctgcGGGCACGTGCCATCGAGACCCAGTGCTATGTGGTGGCGGCAGCGCAGACAGGTCGGAACCATGAGGGTCGTGTGTCCTATGGCCACACGCTGGTGGCAGATCCCTGGGGGGCAGTGGTGGCACAGTGCAGTGAGGGACCCGGGCTCTGTTACGCTGAAATTGACCTCGAGTACCTGCGCCGCGTGCGCCGTGAGATCCCAGTGCAGAGTCACCGCCGTGCCGACCTTTATGGgactgtggggctgcaggcagcactctCAGTCCCATAG
- the LOC121106470 gene encoding deaminated glutathione amidase isoform X5, producing MYGPRGQSEGVLLAVRSHQAMAASLGPKPLVAVGQVTSTPDKEQNFSGCAALVRAAARRGACLVFLPEGFDYIGRDSAQTLSLAESLDGDLMVRYSTLARDCGVWLSLGGFHERRADWPSTQRIYNCHVLLDPTGRLAAAYRKTHLCDVELEGRVTMKESSFTNPGTEIVPPISTPAGMLGLSICYDLRFPEISLALRHAGAEILTYPSAFTFPTGSAHWEVLLRARAIETQCYVVAAAQTGRNHEGRVSYGHTLVADPWGAVVAQCSEGPGLCYAEIDLEYLRRVRREIPVQSHRRADLYGTVGLQAALSVP from the exons ATGTACGGGCCAAGGGGGCAGTCTGAGGGGGTCCTGTTGGCAGTTCGAAG CCACCAAGCCATGGCGGCATCCCTGGGACCGAAGCCGCTGGTGGCCGTGGGCCAGGTGACCTCCACTCCTGACAAGGAGCAGAACTTCTCTGGCTGCGCAGCACTGGTGCGGGCGGCAGCACGGCGGGGTGCGTGCCTCGTCTTCCTCCCCGAAGGCTTCGACTACATCGGCCGTGACTCCGCGCAAACGCTGAGCCTGGCTGAGAGCCTGGACGGTGACCTGATGGTGCGCTACTCCACGCTGGCCAG GGACTGTGGTGTGTGGCTGTCCCTGGGTGGTTTCCACGAGCGCAGGGCAGACTGGCCGAGCACGCAGCGCATCTACAACTGCCATGTGCTGCTGGACCCCACAG GGCGCTTGGCAGCAGCCTACAGGAAGACCCACCTGTGTGACGTGGAGCTGGAGGGCCGTGTCACCATGAAGGAGAGCAGCTTCACCAACCCCGGCACCGAAATCGTGCCCCCCATCAGCACTCCGGCAGGAATG CTTGGACTTTCCATCTGCTACGATCTGCGCTTCCCTGAAATCTCGTTGGCTCTGCGACACGCCGGTGCTGAGATCCTCACCTACCCCTCAGCATTCACCTTCCCCACAGGCTCTGCACACTGGGAG gtgctgctgcGGGCACGTGCCATCGAGACCCAGTGCTATGTGGTGGCGGCAGCGCAGACAGGTCGGAACCATGAGGGTCGTGTGTCCTATGGCCACACGCTGGTGGCAGATCCCTGGGGGGCAGTGGTGGCACAGTGCAGTGAGGGACCCGGGCTCTGTTACGCTGAAATTGACCTCGAGTACCTGCGCCGCGTGCGCCGTGAGATCCCAGTGCAGAGTCACCGCCGTGCCGACCTTTATGGgactgtggggctgcaggcagcactctCAGTCCCATAG
- the LOC121107542 gene encoding death effector domain-containing protein, producing MVCVGRFLGTTSACSMHICLLPKWLRGVNHPQSSRGTTCWAEMAALKRSRAQAWPEEQGDREHGLYSLHRMFDIVGTHLTHRDVRVLSFLFVDVIDDYERGMIRSGRDFLLALERQGRCDETNFRQVLQLLRIITRHDLLPYVTLKRRRAVCPDLVDKYLEETSIRYVTPRAHSTAEHSLGHPHKSVPPQHPMVCCSSAGPQICTKRPGRGRALLSSQRKRRKSVTPDPKEKQTCDIRLRVRAEYCQHETALQGNVFSNKQDPLERQFERFNQANTILKSRDLGSIICDIKFSELTYLDAFWRDYINGSLLEALKGVFITDSLKQAVGHEAIKLLVNVDEEDYEVGRQKLLRNLMLQTAP from the exons ATGGTGTGTGTGGGCCGGTTCCTGGGGACAACATCGGCGTGCAGCATGCACATCTGTTTGCTCCCCAAGTGGCTCCGTGGGGTGAACCATCCCCAAAGCAGCAGAG GAACCACGTGCTGGGCAGAGATGGCAGCCCTGAAACGCAGTCGTGCGCAGGCCTGGCCCGAGGAGCAGGGCGACCGTGAGCACGGGCTGTACAGCCTGCACCGCATGTTCGACATCGTGGGCACTCACCTGACGCACCGCGATGTGCGcgtcctctccttcctcttcgTGGACGTCATAGATGACTATGAGCGGGGCATGATCCGCAGTGGCAGGGACTTCTTGCTGGCGCTGGAGCGGCAGGGCCGCTGTGATGAGACCAACTTCAggcaggtgctgcagctgctgcggATCATCACGCGCCACGACCTGCTGCCGTACGTCACCCTCAAGAGGCGACGGGCTG TGTGTCCGGACCTGGTAGACAAGTACTTGGAGGAGACCTCCATCCGCTACGTGACGCCGCgggctcacagcactgcagaacatAGCCTCGGCCACCCCCACAAATCAG tgcctccccagcaccccatgGTCTGCTGTTCCTCGGCGGGGCCGCAGATCTGCACCAAGAGGCCCGGCCGCGGCAGGGCCCTCCTCAGCAGCCAGCGCAAGCGCAGGAAGTCGGTGACTCCAGACCCCAAGGAGAAGCAGACGTGTG ACATCCGCTTGCGAGTCCGAGCCGAGTACTGCCAGCACGAGACGGCGCTCCAGGGCAACGTCTTCTCCAACAAGCAGGACCCGCTGGAGCGCCAGTTCGAGCGCTTCAACCAAGCCAACACCATCCTGAAGTCCCGGGACCTGGGCTCCATCATCTGTGACATAAAATTCTCAGAGCTCACCTACCTCGACGCGTTCTGGCGCGATTACATCAACGGCTCTTTGCTGGAGGCCCTCAAGGGCGTCTTCATCACGGACTCGCTCAAGCAAGCCGTGGGGCACGAAGCCATCAAACTGCTGGTCAATGTGGATGAGGAGGATTACGAGGTTGGGCGCCAGAAACTCCTGAGGAACTTGATGCTGCAGACGGCCCCCTGA
- the LOC121106470 gene encoding deaminated glutathione amidase isoform X3 — translation MVRLSAVLRLPLHRFCAGPRSPLGSHQAMAASLGPKPLVAVGQVTSTPDKEQNFSGCAALVRAAARRGACLVFLPEGFDYIGRDSAQTLSLAESLDGDLMVRYSTLARDCGVWLSLGGFHERRADWPSTQRIYNCHVLLDPTGRLAAAYRKTHLCDVELEGRVTMKESSFTNPGTEIVPPISTPAGMLGLSICYDLRFPEISLALRHAGAEILTYPSAFTFPTGSAHWEVLLRARAIETQCYVVAAAQTGRNHEGRVSYGHTLVADPWGAVVAQCSEGPGLCYAEIDLEYLRRVRREIPVQSHRRADLYGTVGLQAALSVP, via the exons ATGGTGAG GCTGAGTGCAGTGCTCCGGCTCCCACTGCACCGCTTTTGCGCAGGCCCCCGGAGCCCCCTGGGCAG CCACCAAGCCATGGCGGCATCCCTGGGACCGAAGCCGCTGGTGGCCGTGGGCCAGGTGACCTCCACTCCTGACAAGGAGCAGAACTTCTCTGGCTGCGCAGCACTGGTGCGGGCGGCAGCACGGCGGGGTGCGTGCCTCGTCTTCCTCCCCGAAGGCTTCGACTACATCGGCCGTGACTCCGCGCAAACGCTGAGCCTGGCTGAGAGCCTGGACGGTGACCTGATGGTGCGCTACTCCACGCTGGCCAG GGACTGTGGTGTGTGGCTGTCCCTGGGTGGTTTCCACGAGCGCAGGGCAGACTGGCCGAGCACGCAGCGCATCTACAACTGCCATGTGCTGCTGGACCCCACAG GGCGCTTGGCAGCAGCCTACAGGAAGACCCACCTGTGTGACGTGGAGCTGGAGGGCCGTGTCACCATGAAGGAGAGCAGCTTCACCAACCCCGGCACCGAAATCGTGCCCCCCATCAGCACTCCGGCAGGAATG CTTGGACTTTCCATCTGCTACGATCTGCGCTTCCCTGAAATCTCGTTGGCTCTGCGACACGCCGGTGCTGAGATCCTCACCTACCCCTCAGCATTCACCTTCCCCACAGGCTCTGCACACTGGGAG gtgctgctgcGGGCACGTGCCATCGAGACCCAGTGCTATGTGGTGGCGGCAGCGCAGACAGGTCGGAACCATGAGGGTCGTGTGTCCTATGGCCACACGCTGGTGGCAGATCCCTGGGGGGCAGTGGTGGCACAGTGCAGTGAGGGACCCGGGCTCTGTTACGCTGAAATTGACCTCGAGTACCTGCGCCGCGTGCGCCGTGAGATCCCAGTGCAGAGTCACCGCCGTGCCGACCTTTATGGgactgtggggctgcaggcagcactctCAGTCCCATAG
- the LOC121106470 gene encoding deaminated glutathione amidase isoform X6 produces MVSHQAMAASLGPKPLVAVGQVTSTPDKEQNFSGCAALVRAAARRGACLVFLPEGFDYIGRDSAQTLSLAESLDGDLMVRYSTLARDCGVWLSLGGFHERRADWPSTQRIYNCHVLLDPTGRLAAAYRKTHLCDVELEGRVTMKESSFTNPGTEIVPPISTPAGMLGLSICYDLRFPEISLALRHAGAEILTYPSAFTFPTGSAHWEVLLRARAIETQCYVVAAAQTGRNHEGRVSYGHTLVADPWGAVVAQCSEGPGLCYAEIDLEYLRRVRREIPVQSHRRADLYGTVGLQAALSVP; encoded by the exons ATGGTGAG CCACCAAGCCATGGCGGCATCCCTGGGACCGAAGCCGCTGGTGGCCGTGGGCCAGGTGACCTCCACTCCTGACAAGGAGCAGAACTTCTCTGGCTGCGCAGCACTGGTGCGGGCGGCAGCACGGCGGGGTGCGTGCCTCGTCTTCCTCCCCGAAGGCTTCGACTACATCGGCCGTGACTCCGCGCAAACGCTGAGCCTGGCTGAGAGCCTGGACGGTGACCTGATGGTGCGCTACTCCACGCTGGCCAG GGACTGTGGTGTGTGGCTGTCCCTGGGTGGTTTCCACGAGCGCAGGGCAGACTGGCCGAGCACGCAGCGCATCTACAACTGCCATGTGCTGCTGGACCCCACAG GGCGCTTGGCAGCAGCCTACAGGAAGACCCACCTGTGTGACGTGGAGCTGGAGGGCCGTGTCACCATGAAGGAGAGCAGCTTCACCAACCCCGGCACCGAAATCGTGCCCCCCATCAGCACTCCGGCAGGAATG CTTGGACTTTCCATCTGCTACGATCTGCGCTTCCCTGAAATCTCGTTGGCTCTGCGACACGCCGGTGCTGAGATCCTCACCTACCCCTCAGCATTCACCTTCCCCACAGGCTCTGCACACTGGGAG gtgctgctgcGGGCACGTGCCATCGAGACCCAGTGCTATGTGGTGGCGGCAGCGCAGACAGGTCGGAACCATGAGGGTCGTGTGTCCTATGGCCACACGCTGGTGGCAGATCCCTGGGGGGCAGTGGTGGCACAGTGCAGTGAGGGACCCGGGCTCTGTTACGCTGAAATTGACCTCGAGTACCTGCGCCGCGTGCGCCGTGAGATCCCAGTGCAGAGTCACCGCCGTGCCGACCTTTATGGgactgtggggctgcaggcagcactctCAGTCCCATAG
- the LOC121106470 gene encoding deaminated glutathione amidase isoform X2 yields the protein MYGPRGQSEGVLLAVRRLSAVLRLPLHRFCAGPRSPLGSHQAMAASLGPKPLVAVGQVTSTPDKEQNFSGCAALVRAAARRGACLVFLPEGFDYIGRDSAQTLSLAESLDGDLMVRYSTLARDCGVWLSLGGFHERRADWPSTQRIYNCHVLLDPTGRLAAAYRKTHLCDVELEGRVTMKESSFTNPGTEIVPPISTPAGMLGLSICYDLRFPEISLALRHAGAEILTYPSAFTFPTGSAHWEVLLRARAIETQCYVVAAAQTGRNHEGRVSYGHTLVADPWGAVVAQCSEGPGLCYAEIDLEYLRRVRREIPVQSHRRADLYGTVGLQAALSVP from the exons ATGTACGGGCCAAGGGGGCAGTCTGAGGGGGTCCTGTTGGCAGTTCGAAG GCTGAGTGCAGTGCTCCGGCTCCCACTGCACCGCTTTTGCGCAGGCCCCCGGAGCCCCCTGGGCAG CCACCAAGCCATGGCGGCATCCCTGGGACCGAAGCCGCTGGTGGCCGTGGGCCAGGTGACCTCCACTCCTGACAAGGAGCAGAACTTCTCTGGCTGCGCAGCACTGGTGCGGGCGGCAGCACGGCGGGGTGCGTGCCTCGTCTTCCTCCCCGAAGGCTTCGACTACATCGGCCGTGACTCCGCGCAAACGCTGAGCCTGGCTGAGAGCCTGGACGGTGACCTGATGGTGCGCTACTCCACGCTGGCCAG GGACTGTGGTGTGTGGCTGTCCCTGGGTGGTTTCCACGAGCGCAGGGCAGACTGGCCGAGCACGCAGCGCATCTACAACTGCCATGTGCTGCTGGACCCCACAG GGCGCTTGGCAGCAGCCTACAGGAAGACCCACCTGTGTGACGTGGAGCTGGAGGGCCGTGTCACCATGAAGGAGAGCAGCTTCACCAACCCCGGCACCGAAATCGTGCCCCCCATCAGCACTCCGGCAGGAATG CTTGGACTTTCCATCTGCTACGATCTGCGCTTCCCTGAAATCTCGTTGGCTCTGCGACACGCCGGTGCTGAGATCCTCACCTACCCCTCAGCATTCACCTTCCCCACAGGCTCTGCACACTGGGAG gtgctgctgcGGGCACGTGCCATCGAGACCCAGTGCTATGTGGTGGCGGCAGCGCAGACAGGTCGGAACCATGAGGGTCGTGTGTCCTATGGCCACACGCTGGTGGCAGATCCCTGGGGGGCAGTGGTGGCACAGTGCAGTGAGGGACCCGGGCTCTGTTACGCTGAAATTGACCTCGAGTACCTGCGCCGCGTGCGCCGTGAGATCCCAGTGCAGAGTCACCGCCGTGCCGACCTTTATGGgactgtggggctgcaggcagcactctCAGTCCCATAG
- the LOC121106470 gene encoding deaminated glutathione amidase isoform X7 — protein sequence MAASLGPKPLVAVGQVTSTPDKEQNFSGCAALVRAAARRGACLVFLPEGFDYIGRDSAQTLSLAESLDGDLMVRYSTLARDCGVWLSLGGFHERRADWPSTQRIYNCHVLLDPTGRLAAAYRKTHLCDVELEGRVTMKESSFTNPGTEIVPPISTPAGMLGLSICYDLRFPEISLALRHAGAEILTYPSAFTFPTGSAHWEVLLRARAIETQCYVVAAAQTGRNHEGRVSYGHTLVADPWGAVVAQCSEGPGLCYAEIDLEYLRRVRREIPVQSHRRADLYGTVGLQAALSVP from the exons ATGGCGGCATCCCTGGGACCGAAGCCGCTGGTGGCCGTGGGCCAGGTGACCTCCACTCCTGACAAGGAGCAGAACTTCTCTGGCTGCGCAGCACTGGTGCGGGCGGCAGCACGGCGGGGTGCGTGCCTCGTCTTCCTCCCCGAAGGCTTCGACTACATCGGCCGTGACTCCGCGCAAACGCTGAGCCTGGCTGAGAGCCTGGACGGTGACCTGATGGTGCGCTACTCCACGCTGGCCAG GGACTGTGGTGTGTGGCTGTCCCTGGGTGGTTTCCACGAGCGCAGGGCAGACTGGCCGAGCACGCAGCGCATCTACAACTGCCATGTGCTGCTGGACCCCACAG GGCGCTTGGCAGCAGCCTACAGGAAGACCCACCTGTGTGACGTGGAGCTGGAGGGCCGTGTCACCATGAAGGAGAGCAGCTTCACCAACCCCGGCACCGAAATCGTGCCCCCCATCAGCACTCCGGCAGGAATG CTTGGACTTTCCATCTGCTACGATCTGCGCTTCCCTGAAATCTCGTTGGCTCTGCGACACGCCGGTGCTGAGATCCTCACCTACCCCTCAGCATTCACCTTCCCCACAGGCTCTGCACACTGGGAG gtgctgctgcGGGCACGTGCCATCGAGACCCAGTGCTATGTGGTGGCGGCAGCGCAGACAGGTCGGAACCATGAGGGTCGTGTGTCCTATGGCCACACGCTGGTGGCAGATCCCTGGGGGGCAGTGGTGGCACAGTGCAGTGAGGGACCCGGGCTCTGTTACGCTGAAATTGACCTCGAGTACCTGCGCCGCGTGCGCCGTGAGATCCCAGTGCAGAGTCACCGCCGTGCCGACCTTTATGGgactgtggggctgcaggcagcactctCAGTCCCATAG
- the PFDN2 gene encoding prefoldin subunit 2 isoform X2, protein MADSVKGRPAAAGPGGKVVARFNRLRQEQRGLASKAAELELELNEHGLVIETLREVDPTRKCYRMVGGILVERTVKEVLPALEGNREQISKIIETLSQQLQSKGRELNEFREKHNIRLVGEDDPRQPPKDGTEGGKGGAAGVLVS, encoded by the exons ATGGCGGACAGCGTGAAGGGGCGGCCCGCGGCGGCGGGGCCTGGCGGGAAG GTGGTGGCTCGGTTCAACCGTTTGCGGCAGGAGCAGCGCGGCCTGGCCTCCAAGGCGGCGGAGCTGGAGTTGGAGCTCAACGAGCACgg CCTGGTGATTGAGACGCTGCGGGAGGTGGACCCCACACGGAAGTGTTACCGCATGGTGGGCGGCATCCTGGTAGAGCGCACTGTCAAGGAGGTGCTGCCCGCACTGGAGGGCAACCGCGAGCAG ATCAGCAAAATCATCGAGACGctgagccagcagctgcagagcaagggCCGCGAACTGAATGAGTTCCGTGAGAAGCACAACATCCGCCTGGTGGGCGAGGACGACCCCCGGCAGCCCCCCAAGGATGGCACCGAGGGGGGCAAGGGAGGCGCCGCTGGCGTCCTTGTGTCCTAG